The following DNA comes from Macaca thibetana thibetana isolate TM-01 chromosome 14, ASM2454274v1, whole genome shotgun sequence.
CTGTCAGGTTTCAGCCTGAGTCCAGGCCCCTGCCCTACTCGCACTCCCTGACAGCATGAGAAGCACAGCCCTGGGGTGCCCACCCAGCCCTGAGAGCCCAGCCTGCTTCTCAGGGAACTGTCACAGCCCCACCTGTCCCTCCCCCAACTGGAGCCCTGTCAATGGCTTTGGGGTTCTCTGACACAGCGTTGAGGGGGCTCATACCTCCCCTTATCATTGCAAGGGATAGATCTGGCTTGAAGACCCTTGGGTGGGCTTGGCTCTGTCCTCCCTGTCAGTGCCTCGACAGGGCTGGCCTGGGTGAATCAGGACCAACGGGAAAGGAGGCGAGAAGACCAGTCTGGACCCAAGATCCTCATCTCAAGAAGGTGTCCCCAGAACTGACACGGGATGAGAGAGGGaagggctgggagggaggagaTTCTGGGGCCGCAGCCACAGCTAGCATGTTGTACCGGGTGCGTCTGTGCTTGCCGGCTGCATCTTTGCGTACCTTGTGTGCAAGGCTGTGTTTGGCTGAGTGTTCATGTGGGCCGTGATTGTGGGCATGTTTCTGAGTGATGCCTGCTGGGGTGGGCTGGTgggtgtgtctgcatgtgtgtgtgcgcgtctGGGGAGTcgcaaaggagagagagagacccggCATCACGCCGGCTCAGCCTGAAAAAGATAGGACATCCTGGCAtgtgctgcaacatggatggaccgTAAGGACACTGTGCTGAGTGACACAAGCCAGAGGCAAAGGGACAAATGTGATTTCTCCCAGATGAggttcctggaggaggcagatcTGTATGGACAGAAGTTAGcgtggtggttgccaggggcagggggaggagagAATGGAGAATTGGTATTTAATGGGGACCGAGTTTCAGTTGCGGAAGGTGAAACGGTTCTGGAgctggatgatggtgatggttgggTAACACTGTGCATGCACTTAATACCACTGAGCTGTACACCTAAGCATGCTTACAATGGtgaatttcatgtatattttactacaattgtttaaaaattggctgggtgtggtggcttacgcctgtaatcccaacactttaggaggccaaggcaggaggattgcttgagctcaggagttcaacaccagcctgggcaatatggtgaaaccccgactctacaaaacatataaaaattagcctggtgtggtggtttgtacctgtaatcccacctactcagtaggctaaggcacaagaatctcttgaacctgggaggcagaggttacagtaagctgagatcacgccactgccccccagtctgggcgacagagcaagactctgtctcaacaaataaaaaataaattaaaaaattagaagctaggtgtggctcacacctgtaatctcagcactttgggaagctgagatgggggGGATCGCTTGAAGTCGGGTGTTTAAGACAtacctgtgcaacatagtgaaatcctgactctataaaaaaaactcaaaagttaATGAgacacggtggcatgtgcctgtagtcccagctgctggggaggctgaggtgggaggatcacttacgACCAGGAtttcaatgctgcagtgagctgtgattgcaccactgcactccagcctggtgacagagcgaggccctgtctcaaataaatttttcagtgtttttgtgggctgggcgtggtggctcattcctgtaattccaacactttgggaggctgaggtggggtggattgcttgagcccaggagtttaagaccagctgggcaacattgcaaacctcatctctacaaaataattaaaaattagctggccccAGTGGTACGCACCTGTACCAACAACTAcgggagaggctgaggtgggaggatcacctgagcccgggaggttgaggctgcggtgagccgtgattgcaccactgcactctagcctgggcgatacagcaagaccctgtctcaaaaaaaaaaaaaaaaaaagtcacccagTGGGGTCAGCAGAACCCCAAGAGTCTTCTTCCCTCCCAGCTTCCCTGTACACCAGCCCCAGCTCCGCAGGTAGCCGGGGGCCCAGACAGCTTCCTGGGGACCCCGCAGCCTTCCCTCTGCCCCTTTTTCTACGAGTTTTGCTGCCCCTGTTTCAGGATTCATGTCCAGAGTGGGTGAGATCTGCACTTATACAGCCCCTCCTCTGTGATGAAGGAGCCAAGTCAGCCCAGGTTATTCTAGAAGGGGCACCCTACCAGCTCCCCAGTCCGCATGCTGCCCTGGGCCTCTAAAAGCAGGCAAGGGGACCCCTAGCAGATCATGTCGGTGTTACCTCTTAGTGGGTGCTGGAGGGACCTGAAGTGCTTTCTTCCCCCAGGGTTGTAGGAGAATGTCCTGGCAGTGACTTCAGGGCCCCGCTGTCACTTCCGTTTTAACCTACACCAGCTGGTAGGCTCATTAGCAAGAGGACAATAGGAGGCCCCCGTCCTCAGTCAGCTTTCTGCAAAAGGTGTTTCCTTTAGCAACCGGGAGGCCTCCCTTCTCCAGACCCGTGGGGACAACACCACCCAGCTGCTGGTTCTATAGTCGAGGCTGCTGTATGGCTCTGGCTAGCCCATTCAGAGAGAGACTCTGAAAGTACAAGGAAAAACATCAGTCCAAGACCTGTGAGCAATTAGTGAGCTGATTACAATACCACGACCACTGGCAGACCCGGAGGGCTACAGGAGCCCAGGTGTGAAGTTCAAGCTTGCTGAACTTCTGGGGCCATTTCCTGGCTGGTCTCTTTCCCTGGCCCTTATCTTTCTTCTGGTCTGTCTTTTCCTCTCACCCTCTTTCTttactctttcttccttctgcatTGTATTCCTTCCAGCTATTACACAGAATGGCAAGAATGttagattattcattttatttattattttttcttttttgtaaaaacagagacaaggtctcactatgtggcccaggctggtcttgaactcctagcctcaagtaattTTTGTGCCTCGGCCTcttacagtgctgggattacagatgtgaaccaccatgcctggcccattttatttacttaaaaaaattaggctgggcacggcggctcacgcctaaaattccagcactttgggaggcaaaggcgggcagatcacctgaggtcaggaattaaagaccagcttggccacctggggtcaggagtttgagaccagctacttggaaggccgagacaggagaatcacttgaacccaggaggtagaggatgcagtgaactgagatcgtgccattgcacgccagcctgggcaacagagcaagactctgtctcaaaaaaaaaaaaaattatattttctactcCTGCTTCCTGCTTTGTAAGTCAAATGAGTTTAACTGTTCAAGTGTCTTCCTTGCAAACCCCCAAGGACTCAATGTGTGTGGCCCTTGACtgatccccccaccccatgacccaGTGATCCTCAAGTTTTCCCACGTACCCTTCACCCACTGCTTATGTTTGTAAAAACGGGGTGAATCAAATGTTTGTGACCGAGATCTTATTCTACATGCAGTGGAAACATGTATGACTTACAGAAAGCTTTTTGAAAAAGTAGAACCTTTCTTCGTGGTTCAAGAAATCGGAGTCTTCCAGGGAGGTCTTTCTGTAAATCCAGAGCTGTAGATGTTTGACCATGTTCAGAGAGGGGCCCTTGTGCTGGGTAAAGCAGATGGAGCACAGCAGGCAATGGGTGAAAAGCAGGACAACCTGGGGCCCTGGGAGGACCAGGGAGGGCCCATGGGCAAGGCGGACCCACTTGGTCCCATGTCTTTGACTATTCATCAGCCGGCTGACTTTCTGTCCACCTGTCATCTGCTCTGCCCATCCATCCATGGTCCTTCCGCCCGTCTCTGCTGGCTGCTACTGTGCTACTcagctgtgtgtgtctgtctgtctgcctgacTGTCTGCTCTCCTTCAGGATGCCTTCCGTGCCTTCCATCAAGATCTCAATTTCGTGCGCAAGTTCCTACAGCCCCTGTTGATTGGAGAGCTGGCACCAGAGGAACCCAGCCAGGATGGACCCCTGAATGTGAGCAGGGCCCTAGGGGAGCCTCAGCCTCTGAGGGAGGGGGATGGCTGGAGGGCTGGGAGATATTGTCACATGGCCAGGAGCAGCTCCCTCGGCATTCGCCCAAGGGGATGCAGGGTCAGGGCtgggcctcccctcccctcccaggggGCAGGCAGTTGAAAGTGAAGCTGTAGGGATGCCCTGAGAAGTCCAGGGCTTCAGATCTGGTTTAGCCAGGCACTCATTTGGATCCCGAGGCAAGCTGCCTCCCTCTTGTCACCTAGCATCCCCATCTATAAGGAGGATTTTAATGAGCTGGTTTCCCTCCTGGCTCTAGCGTCTTACCCACCCCATACCTTCTGGGGGGGGAGAGGCGGCTTTGCCACCAGCCAGTGCTCCAGCTCACACCCCGGGCTGGGTACTCTCGACACTTCATTCCCCTTTGCCCACACCCCTTGGGCCTGGTGCTGGGAGGAGTGACTGGGGCTCCAGgagaatgggggtggggaggaatttCTTCCTTGGCTGATCGACCCTTCTGCTATGGCAGGCACAGCTGGTCGAGGACTTCCGAGCCCTGCACCAGGCAGCCGAGGACATGAAGCTGTTTGATGCCAGTCCCACCTTCTTTGCTTTCCTACTGGGCCACATCCTGGCCATGGAGGTGCTGGCCTGGCTCCTCATCTACCTCCTGGGTCCTGGCTGGGTGCCCAGTGCCCTGGCTGCCTTCATCCTGGCCATCTCCCAGGTGACCCCGGCTCTGTGTTGCAGCCACCCTAACTGCCCAACAGACGTGGGCCCCCATGCACGCGGGCATTGTGAACATATTTGCTAAATGGACGAATGAACCTATgaaaggatgaatggatgaataaacggATGAATGAGTGAACAGCCTGAAGGCCCATCACGCGTGTCTGTGGGTCAAGCTGCGTTCCAGATGAGCCGAGAAGTTCCTTCTTTAACAAATCCTGATCAAGCACAGGGCCACTGAGCCACAGGCTGCTGCCCTGCAGCTTCGTGACACTTACAAGCCCCCTCCACTTCCCTGGGACTCAGTTCTCACCTGTAAAAAGAGAACACTGGCCCACAAGGATCTTGAAATGGAGCATTAGCACAGGGGTACCCTGCAAGCTGAAAGGATTCGCTGGGGCCCCAGGCCCTGGTGGGCTCCGTCCTTCCCAACAGCTTCTgaccctgcctctctccccaggCTCAGTCCTGGTGTCTGCAACATGATCTGGGCCATGCCTCCATCTTCAAGAAGTCCCGGTGGAACCATGTGGCCCAGAAGTTCGTGATGGGGCAGCTAAAggtgagggtggggtgggtgggcagCCAGGTGCTGAGTGGCGCTGGGTCTGCCCAAGTGTGTGGGCACAGAGTGGGGGGCACAGCCTGCTCCTGAgagccccctcctcctccacaggGTTTCTCCGCCCACTGGTGGAACTTCCGCCACTTCCAGCACCACGCCAAGCCCAACATCTTCCACAAAGACCCAGATGTGACGGTGGCGCCCGTCTTCCTACTGGGGGAGTCATCCGTcgaggtgggtggggagggatgtGGACACCCTCTGGCTGGGCCTGCAGCTGAGGGGGAACTGATGCACTGGGTCCCCACTCTGTCCCTGACCTAGCCCCTGATCTAGCCTCCACTCTGGCTGAACCAACCCCTGCCCCCACGTCTTTCCTTCCCACCTGCCGTAGCTGCTGGGGACGACCAGCCCAGTTGTTAGAATCTAGAATTGCCTTTGACCCTTGGCCCCAGCCAGCCCCGTGACCTtgcccaggagaaggaggtggcCTGGAGAGCTGCTGTCTCCAGCCACTGCCTGTCTCCACAGTACGGCAAGAAGAAACGCAGATACCTACCCTACAACCAGCAGCATCTGTACTTCTTCCTGAGTGAGTGTCCATCTGTCCTTCTGGGATGGGGGAGTGCCTGGGCCTGCACTGTCCTCCCTGCTATCCTGGACCACTCCCCGCCACTTCCTGGGGCAGGGGCATGCCTGTCAAGTCTCCCTTGTCATGGCACCCTCCCAGCCTCTGCAGCCTGTACACACTCTCCCAGCACCATGCCTTTGCCCCAGCTGTCTCCCGTGCCTGGGACACCTTGCAGCCACGGGCCATCACAGCCCTGCTGGGAGCTTCCCCAAGCCCCACGAAGAATTTCTTCCTGCCCTCACACTAGAGTGGTCTGGAGCCCTAGAGTCTTTGGGCAGTTGTTGGGGTGGACAGAGCGAGGACTCAAGGCTGGCCCTGACCTGCGGTGAAgggtggtgggaggtggtggggTAAGGGCAGCCTGAGGAGGCTTAGACACAGGGTTGGGAGTGATAGGGGTCATTCTAGCTGGACGTGACCAGCACCAACATCCCAGGGACATTCCTGGAGTAACAGAGCCCCTCACTCTGCGGCCCACCCACCTGGGCAGTCCAGCCCCACTCCTGAGCGCTCTCGTGCCTCTTCCTGCAGTCGGCCCACCGCTGCTCACCCTGGTGAACTTTGAAGTGGAAAATCTGGCGTACATGCTGGTGTGCATGCAGTGGGCGGTGAGTGGGGTTGCCCAGGACCCCGGGCATACGGCTGCCGTGGCAGGAGGTGGTGCCTCGGGGGACAGTACCTGCCCATGAAGGCAAACAGGGTGCACATGTGCGTGCAACAGTGGGGCTCACATGTGTGCGTGCAGCAGGAGAGCGAGTGTGCCCGTCACCGTACGTGTGTGTGGGGGTTGAGGAATGGGGGGTGTGTGGGTCTCTCTCGGTGAGGGTGTCTTCCCAGGAGGAATTGCTGGGCCGACTCTGCCAGGCATCTGTGTCCCTGGCAGGGTCTTCCCCAACATACCCTGCGTGACACCTTTGTCACTAAAGTCAGCCTCTTGAGCTGGCAGGGAAAGGACCCTGTTCCTTTACTCAACTGAGAAAACCAGAGGGGGTGGTGGCCTGTCCTGGGCTCTGAGGCAAATCAGGCAGAAGGGTTGGATGCTGAGGTCCCCCTCCCACCCACCAGGCCTCCAGACCTCGGGGCGCCTGGAGACCTCTCGGTATTGCCTCTGCCCTCCTCTGCAGGATTTGCTCTGGGCCGCCAGCTTCTATGCCCGCTTCTTCTTATCCTACCTCCCCTTCTACGGTGTCCCTGGGGTGCTGCTCTTCTTTGTTGCTGTCAGGTATGGCAGGGGGTGGCGAGGTCACACACAGGCAACAGGTGACCCCACTGCACCCCCCAACCAGAGCTCCCCTTTCCCGGTCTGCAGAATGGGGCCAGTGGCACTGCCTCCCTGGCTTGCTGGCGGAATCACGTGAACACAAGCGTGACAGGAGCCCAGGGTCAGTGGGTTTAGGGAGCGTGGCCTGGCTTGTAAGTGGCCCCGTGGGGGTCAGAGCTGCTCTGGGCTCAGCCTCACAGTGGACACTGCTCCATTCAGATTCTTTAAACACTGGCAAGGGGGCGGTGACCACACTCCTATTGTACAGATAAGGAAGTCGAGGCCACTTGGAGAcagctgccctccagcctccacTCAGGGTGCCTAAGTGGTGAGCTGGACCTAGGGCAGTGCCCGAGCCTCCCCACAGGGTCCTGGAGAGCCACTGGTTCGTGTGGATCACACAGATGAACCACATCCCCAAGGAGATCGGCCATGAGAAGCACCGGGACTGGGCCAGCTCTCAGGTGGGcagcaggggtggggctgggtgaGGCCCgtcctgggtggggtgggggatccCTGCTAGGAGCCAACTGGCAAAGGAGGGATGAGGCCCTGACGGGGCCGCCAGGTGGAGGATGGCGGGGTCAGGGATCTGCAGCGGCTTTCTCACCTGTGCCCCGCCGGCTTCCGGCAGCTGGCAGCCACCTGCAACGTGGAGCCCTCACTTTTCACCAACTGGTTCAGCGGGCACCTCAACTTCCAGATCGAGCACCAGTGAGTGTGGGTGCTGGGGGCcagtgggaggtggggagtgggTCCTGGGAGGGGTCCTGGGAGGGGACCCGTGGGTGGGGCCTGTCTCTGGAAGCCTCCCACTTCAGGTGCCAGCACacgctccccacccccagcctcttcCCCAGGATGCCGAGACACAACTACAGCCGGGTGGCCCCACTGGTCAAgtcactgtgtgccaagcacgGCCTCAGCTACGAAGTGAAGCCCTTCCTCACTGCGCTGGTGGACATCGTCAGGTGAGGCCGCAGCCTGGCCCCTCTGCTCTGGTGGCTTCCCCAGGGCCTATGCCTGCCCTTGTCCAGGTCAGCCTCCTGCTGAGCCCCCGGGGCCCCTGAGCCTTTCTGTCAGTGTCCCatgcccttcctcccttccccagccttCATGCACACAGCGAGATTTTCTGGAACACCTGCTGCAGACTCACAAACACAGCAGCGCCTGCGGTGAGCAGGTCTCTGCAAACCTGCCTCCAAAGGCTGAGGGAAAGAAGCTAACAgatccagtttctcagaaagaaacactTAATAGGGACTTATAAACAGAAGCCATGtctcagggccgggcgcggtggctcatgcctgtaattccagtacttggggaggctgaggtgggcggatcacttgaggtcaggagtttgagaccagcctggccaacgtggtgaaaccccgtctctactaaaaaaaatacaaaaattagctgggtgtggtggcgggcacctttaatcccagctacttgggaggctgagggaggagaatcatttgaaaccaCAAAGCGGAGGTTGTAATGaactgagattacgccactgccctccagcctgggcgacagagcaagactctgtcaaaaacaaacaaaaaaccgtaTCTCAGGCAGCCAAGAGTTGGTACCTCCCCTCACATGCCCTCCAAAAAGAACCCTCTGTATAGCAAGCTTTTAGGGTGAGCCCCATGCAGGTGGTTCTTATGAACCTGGTGATCACTGGAGACAAGCGTCTACAGGAGGAGGTTATCTATGCCATGAGCTTGGCATTCTGGGTCAAGCATCGGTTATCAGATTTGCTTGAAGATGGCATTGCCCTTGCCATTCGACAGGCTGTTTTCCTACAATCGGAGCAAAACAGGCTCCAGGGAGCTTCCTGCCCTCTTGGAGCTGATGTTCCTTCTAGCAGAGGAAAAGGCAAGcagttaaaataacaaataagtaCATTACAGGAGATGGGCAAAAGAACAATGAAGAGCCCCTCAGGGTggagacaggggaggggagggggcggccAGGCAGGGGCTGCCGTTTTTAATAATGTGGTAGGGTGGGCGGTATTGACAGGCTGACCTGTGAgcagggacagggaggaggggagaggcctCGACGAGGGACGTTTAGGCAGAAAGCAGAAAGCGCTTGGCCCCGAATGCCAAGCTCATGGCATGGATAACCGAGGCGGGCATGCAGGCGCTCAGGGAAGGGACACGCCCGGCTTGCATCTTGGAAAGCTGCCCCTACTGGGAATGACTGATGGGCGGGAGTCGAAGTGGAAAAGTAGAGCAAAGGACACTGCAGCCATGCAGGCGAGGGGTGATGGGGCTCAGCCCTTGCGGTCACCTTGGAGGTGGGGAACAGAGGCCAGATTCCaggtctttgcacatgctgttcccctTACTTGGGTGCCCTTCCTTCCTATGCTGGGATTCAGACGCCCACTTCTCCTTCATGATCCCTCCCAGCCTGATGCTGTGAGCCCCTGCCATTTGGCACAGCCCTTTAGAGCGCCTGGCACAGGGCTTCCTAGCAGGTTGTTGACATTTCTGGCTCCACCGCCTAATATCAGGCCCAAGATGGGGTGAGCAGGTTCCACATCCTCTCTGTCCCTGGGTTGCAGTGCCCAGCAGGAGGAGGCAATGGAGAACTCGATGCAGGAGGGACAGGCCCACCCAGGCCCATGCCTGGACTTGGCCTTGGCTGCCCTCCAGCTCCCCTACCCCACACCCCTCACCCCAGTCTAGATTCCATTCCAGAGAATGAGCATTCAGCTGTTCTCCCAACCCACCCTCCGGGCCCACATCACTGCCTGCCCCCAGGGAAGGGAACCCACAGGGAATGGGGATATCTCCGCTCACACTTATCATGGGGGATACAGGGGTGTTAGGATCTTGCAACTGAGATCCTAACACCCACCGCCActgccacccccacctcccagatcCCTGAAGAAGTCTGGTGACATCTGGCTGGATGCCTACCTCCATCAGTGAAGGCAACACCCAGGCGGGCAGAGAAGGGCTCAGGGCACCAGCAACCAAGCCAGCCCCTGGTGGGACCGACACCCCCAACCCTCCACTGGCCAGCCTGGCAGtgccctgcctgccctcctgGTACTGTGATCTTCCCCTCAGCCCCCTCACATGTGTATTCAGCAGCCCTACGGCCTTGGCTCTGAGCCTGATGGGACAGGGGTAGAGGGAAGGTGAGCGTAGCACATTTTCCTAGAGCAAGAATTGGGGGaaagctgttatttttatattaaaatgcattCAGATGTATTATGGAGTGGAGTGGTGAATTTGCATGAGTTTTGAAGCTGGGGTCTGCCCAGACTCCCCTGCAGCATTCAGGCCCTCGGCCATCACTGTGTGTGTTGGGCTGGCGGCGGGGTGAGGGGGAGCGCTAAGGAGCTCCCTTCAGCTCTAGATGCTCTGGGCCTGGGAGCTCATGGCTGCCTGGACTCAGACCTGCCCGAGGGCCGATTCACTTCCTGTTCATGCTGGGCTTACAAGTCACTTGACCCCTCTGCATGATGGGATGAGCAGGCCCAGCAGATGAGGACCCAGGGCTGGGGGCCACGTCTGCAGACGCCTCTGGACATGGACTGGGGAAGATGGTTGTGCCTCTGGACCTGCACTGGCCTCCCACAGCCCTCCATGATGGGGGGCCTCAAAGGGCCCCATGCAGCGGGCCACCTGCTGATCtcagcaccacacctggcatcACACCAGTGGTGGTGGTGCAGCCTGTGCCCAGTGGCCCAAGGAGGCAACGTCGATCTCCCTCAAGCCCACCTGGGACCAGGTGCTTGCCTGTAGTTACTGCAGTGAATAAGCTGGACCCCTGAGGCATGGCCATTCCTGTCCCTGAGTCCCTGGAGTCAGGTCTTAGGCTCCTCGTCTGGCAATGGGCTGGACTGTGCCTGTGGGTTTTGGACAGTTCTGGGGAGGGCTTTGAGTTGCTTCTTGTGGCGCCCAGAATTGAGAAGCAGATCTGGCTGGACCTCTCAGTCCCCAGCACCCACACAGCCTGACAGCTCCAAGCTGAGCTGAGGGTTTCATCTG
Coding sequences within:
- the FADS3 gene encoding fatty acid desaturase 3, which produces MGGVGEPGPREGSAQPGAPLPTFCWEQIRAHDQPGDKWLVIERRVYDISRWAQRHPGGSRLIGHHGAEDATDAFRAFHQDLNFVRKFLQPLLIGELAPEEPSQDGPLNAQLVEDFRALHQAAEDMKLFDASPTFFAFLLGHILAMEVLAWLLIYLLGPGWVPSALAAFILAISQAQSWCLQHDLGHASIFKKSRWNHVAQKFVMGQLKGFSAHWWNFRHFQHHAKPNIFHKDPDVTVAPVFLLGESSVEYGKKKRRYLPYNQQHLYFFLIGPPLLTLVNFEVENLAYMLVCMQWADLLWAASFYARFFLSYLPFYGVPGVLLFFVAVRVLESHWFVWITQMNHIPKEIGHEKHRDWASSQLAATCNVEPSLFTNWFSGHLNFQIEHHLFPRMPRHNYSRVAPLVKSLCAKHGLSYEVKPFLTALVDIVRSLKKSGDIWLDAYLHQ